Proteins encoded by one window of Lathyrus oleraceus cultivar Zhongwan6 chromosome 1, CAAS_Psat_ZW6_1.0, whole genome shotgun sequence:
- the LOC127115690 gene encoding uncharacterized protein LOC127115690: MDFGRRSVKKYNLVNPKIDELKKLVSSIADPIGFRDTYGALISLLTLRMEEGLLQTLVQFYDPVYHCFTFPDYQLMPTLEEYAQLLHIPVADTVPFSGSEKLPEHSSLAKVLYMKKSEFKNNFTTKGGLPGFTAKFLMGKVSYFASQGCDITVEHLFALLIYGLLLFPNIEGFVDSYAIRIFLSGNPVPTLLGDTYHSIHYRTLKGGGTIVCCIPLLYKWFVSHLPKSATFWDRKSGLQWSQRIMSLTQSDIAWYSKVLDDVKIIDSCGEFPNVPLMGTKGIISYNPVLARRQLGYPMKDKPPNILLEGIFLRDNEKDPTMKERVVRAWHRVCRKGRLELGKKDCTSYEPYLQWIRARAIQLKMPYPHHDPIKPAPLKTPYLPLDDKEELQATLERVKKERDAWKDKAQVLEMENEELQRQLKEQSGEDRAGKRPRVQEDLFSSGTTDYSQIPQSSGAWKGLVDSLVKEKAFMQKAYEERIERLEGQLLLVYARPDDTCL, from the coding sequence atggattttggacggagaagtgtgaaaaagtacaatctcgtcaatccaaagatagatgaactaaagaaactggtttcttcgatcgcagatcctattggtttcagagacacatatggggcacttatatctttattgacacttaggatggaagaagggttattgcagacattagtacagttctatgatccagtctatcactgttttacattcccagactatcaactcatgcctacattggaagagtatgcccaattgcttcacatcccagttgctgatacagtacctttctctggttcagaaaagttacccgagcacagttctcttgcaaaagtgttgtacatgaagaagtcagaattcaagaataacttcaccaccaaaggaggacttccaggtttcactgccaagttcttaatggggaaggtttcttattttgccagtcaaggttgtgatattactgtggagcatctgttcgccttgttgatctacggtttgttactatttcctaatattgaaggttttgtggattcatatgctatacgcatcttcctaagtggtaatcccgttccaactttgctcggagacacctatcattccatccattaccgtactttgaaaggaggaggaaccatagtctgctgtataccgttactctacaaatggtttgtctctcatcttcctaagtcagctactttttgggatcgcaagtcaggacttcagtggtcacagaggattatgtctcttacccagtcagatattgcatggtatagtaaagttttagacgatgtgaagatcattgatagttgcggggagttccccaatgtacccctcatgggcacaaagggaatcatttcttataatccagtacttgctaggagacaactcggttaccctatgaaggacaagcctcctaacattcttttagaaggtattttcttgagggataacgagaaggaccctaccatgaaagagagagtagtaagagcttggcatcgtgtttgtcgcaaagggagacttgaattgggtaagaaagattgtacctcctatgagccgtacctccagtggatcagagccagagctatacagttgaaaatgccatacccacatcatgatcctatcaaacccgctccgttgaagaccccctaccttccgctagatgacaaagaagaactccaagccaccttggagagggttaagaaagagagagacgcttggaaggataaggcccaggtgctcgaaatggaaaatgaagaacttcagagacagttaaaggagcagagtggagaagatcgtgcaggtaaacgtccaagggtgcaagaggatttattttcctcaggcacaacagattactcccagattccacagtcctcaggtgcatggaaaggtcttgtagacagtttggtgaaggagaaagcttttatgcagaaggcctatgaagaaagaattgagagacttgaaggacaactcctacttgtttatgctcgtcctgatgacacatgtctttaa